The genomic segment gatttcaaagatgaaaattaaacaaaaataaaaattatactgTTTTTTAAACAGGATTCAAATTTGAGATCTCATACAATATTTCGTGTATTTTGACTTGAAGGAAACTATTGGTATTGATTTGTTCACTCTCTGAATCCTGCAGGTCTCAAATCCTATAGGAGAGGCAATCCCTGAAGAAGGGTGGGTGGTTTGCCGGGTATTTAGAAAGAAGAACTATCAAAAAACCCTTGAGAGTCCCAAAAGCTCATCAAGCTCATTGGATTCAAAGGCTCATCAGATTCTTGGTTCAGGAAATGATGGAGTTCTTGATCAAATACTTCTCTATATGGGAAGGACTTGCAAGATGGAGAATGAAACTTTTAGCAACATGAATATCTCCAACAACAACAGTAGTTTAAGGTTTCTCTCAGACAATAGCATCGGTGATGGGCTCCATGAAAGATTCATGCACCTTCCTCGGCTAGACAGCCCACCACTCCCTTCTATTCCAATAAGCAGTCCATCTTTTGATCAAGATCGAAGTTTCAAATCTTGTTATCACCAATCGTACGATGAGATGCTGACAGAGAATGAACCTTCCTCTTCAAACCAAATTGGTAATGGCACTTTCGACATGATCTCATCATCCGTAATTCATGGCTCCAAATCCGGGCAACTTAACGATTGGGTAACTCTTGATCGTCTAGTGGCATCACAACTTAATGGACATGAAGCAGAGACATCCAAGCATTTATCTTGCTTTACTACCGGCCCAAATGCGAGTTTTGGTCTTTCTCCTGATGATGACATGCAATTATCACACTTGCAAAATTCTCATAGATCATCATCAAACATTCAAGCAAATACTTCTCATGTGTATACCAACGAGAATGACCTATGGGGCTTCACTAAATCTTCGtctccatcatcatcatcggaCCCATTATGCCACTTATCGGTATAACAAAAGTGCTCAATATTGTATACCCTAACGAGTAATCTAGAAACCCTAAGAGTCTAGGTACGTATACGTTATTTAGTAGTCTTTATGTATCTAGTGCATGCATGTATTGCATAAATAAGCTTAAATTTGGGTGATATAtagtttttagaaatatttgcGATGGGATGGCATAGTCAATTCACACCATTTTGTAAATATCCTAAATAACGATATATGTCATccattttattcaaaaattgtTATCTAAGAATATTACATCTACAGTTTCATTTTAACTTTCTGAGTGATTTGCTCTTCCTACTTGTAATCATATCCAAAGGTGATTGAGGTCTTACCTAAATTCGTTAAccatattgaaaaagcttgacaAGCCAATTATAGCACAAAGCTGACTTTAATGTGGTATTGGGGTCGGCACATACACAAATGATATTACCCACATGGCATGGTGATATTGTAAAGATGCCAATAATCCAAGATTGATCGATTGGTTATTGTTTTGTCGAAGAATAGTGAGGTCATGGGGTCTCAAAACCTAATCTACGTACCAATAAAGATGATAGCAAAGAGAGAAAGATGAGTTATCTTTATGCTACAGCCGAGGTAAGAtaacaaagagagaaagatgaGTTACCTTACCACTcgaaaatcattaacaataggGAGCAAAGAGTAGTGCCTTGGTCTTGTCCTAGACATAAGACTTCTAAGTTGATGTTTTTTGtagatataaatatatactttcctgatttatttaaattttggaaattatttaATGCCTCCTTTTAAGTTTTCTAATAAATTGTTGAATGatgatttttgaattatatagcgatacaagaaaaaagaacaaaaggtTTAATTTGTGATCCATCTTGGGACCCATGTAAAATATGAAAGGATCGAAGTGATAGTACGTTCTTTGGGTATTCCACGAACTCGATAATTAATATAACCATGgtgttgaaaaaatatcaatcaattaTATGTGTAATTTCTATAAATTCTGAAGTGCTGTAATGCTCCAATATTCAATATTTGAATTTCAAAGCAAGATGAGCTAAGCCTAATGATTTCCCTTATCTCTAACAGCTTTGGATGAATATATGGGGACTGACCATCATTCTCTGACAATGCCATCAATCTATATTTATCGTTCATTTATTAGGAATCTCTCAAGATATCTACTTCGAAAAGACATTTTTGTATAGATTACTGATACCTTGACCAAGTTAGATACACCTAGAAGAACAATAAATTATAGGGAGGCACATGTTATGTCATACACTACTATATTTCCATAGTAATCAGCATATACATGCAGTGGTTTATTTGTGATCATGAAATCCAAGAAATTGAGAGGCATAGTCCCTCTATCAATTTTCACTAGCATCTGGCTTTGTTTGCTTAGTCTTCTCTTGCACAATCTATTTATTTTCCGCCTGTCATTCAGTGCTGGGTTGCaatattaatgaagaaaatgtattttaaaaaagaaaatatatgtgaTGGATAAATCTAACTTAAGATCTTAAATGTATTATACCTATTAATCCTCAAagggtaatttttttgtaatgatAGCTGTTTCTCATCCAAAGAACGTGGGGCAATTTTGGAAAAATGAACCCGAAAGGCATGAGTTAGCATGCACCatatttgttgctttttttttccttaatttaaaCTTCGTGAAAAGTCAACACGAAATTTCTCTAGGACGACGAGGACGACGGGGAGAATCAAATAACCTGAATTTTCATGATACTTTTTTCACTCTGTTTTTTTTGGTTCTGGGTTTATTAGGTGATCCTCTCTCGTGCATAACATAATAATCAAAGAGACCAAAATTACCAAGACTTGAACAGGTTTCAATAAATATTGAAAGTTTGCATGCCAGATACACAAAATGGTAGGAAAGCCTGCTCTCCTGTCCTCCAACTTGCTTTACATGAGGAAATCGtggattgtttttttgtaaaaagttATTGGAAATTTGGAATCCCTTTTGGCTTCTCATGATAATAAGACCATTTCATAAAGGTATTTTCATGGCCCTAGAAAATGAGGTTTTGGTCGCTAATGGTTTGCCcatgatcaaaatattaattatataaatgaaaagaagagagagagagacacacacacacatatacatgATGCATATATGACGATTGATTAGGGCAGGACACATTTGCTTCGAAGCAGCTTCCTGAAGAATATTTTGTAGCCTTTAAACAAGATTAGACAGAGAAATGGAAAATCAAAGGTACAATTCTCCGTTCACTGaactttaacttgttttttaccaTCCGATGATGACTAATCATTAATTGATTCTATTTACATTCGAAACAGATGCTAAGCttcatcaataatttcttttgtaTGGGCCAATTTTCTGTTCGtacgtattttttttatagctaatCAAGCTAACATGGAAGGACCCAACAACTACTTTTTCGGTGCAGGTAATTGACCATCGCGATTGGTTTCCATTAGCGATCACAAATAAGTCTCTGATCCGTCAATTTTGTACAAATAAGATCGAAAACAATTAATGTGAAGAGGCTTTGATTAAGATCATTGACAATATCATTTGGTAACCAAACAAGTCTTTGTATGTTGGTAAGGTTAATCTATCATGTAGGACTTAATATAAGTTCGGTATCATGCATCTAACCCCATTAATTTGCAATTCTCCTAGCACACTCATTGGCAATTGGACTGTAACTTTAGCATAGTAAAATTATGCACTAATTATAATTGATAACAGAGAGTACTGTCGTATTTAATCTTGATATATAGTTGATCAGCAGGAGCTAGGTTGCTGATCAAATAGCATCAAGGAGTTATTGGAGGATAAGGTTCACACAGGGGGGGAAGAATACTAATGCTTTGTAATGATGGTTTTATTAGATGTGATCAAGATTTGTTGGCACAGAGATATGTTGCTAAAAAAAGGCCGATACGTGCCTATTGGCAACAAATTAAATCTGTGCATGTAGAGGTTGATATTTACGTGGATGATGTTGTTTTTACTCCACCAATTTCATCCGTGCGTGCCCAaaattccttttatatatatatatatatattcccatAATTTAACTGAAAAGAGTGGGAAATATGTAAATAAATGAGATAAAGAAGAGACTTGGGCCAATAGCCAGTAGGCCTTTTTTTGTGATGGGATTTAAATAATTCGAATTAAACATTGCAATGGTCAAAATTAAGGATTAATGTTTAATTTGGAAGTTCAGAATTCTaatttaagatttgttttttcctatatttatttcttcttcttcctcttctttcttgtcAATTAGACATTTGCCTTCCGTGTGTACTCTCTCCTTcgttcaaatttaattaaaagtgTATAGAATAGCCAGAAAATGAACCGAATAAAGTACCAGCATAGTGAAGTTACATCAATGGTTGGTggctaaacaaacaaaaaaaaaattattaatttgtgcACTaaactgacaaaaaaaaacagaaaagaaacatcctttatatatatatatatatatatatatatatatatatatatatatatatatatatatatatatatataatacactaCAAGCCTAGCTTTCTGTGCATGAACGCAAACTAGAATAAATGGCAACATAAATGAGGTAACATCAGTAGTTGGTGCGTGGTTGATGCCTGAACAACTTACAAAGATATGTGTGtcataaaatagtaattaacataaaaatctgacaataaaaaaaaatcacatttccaaatgttaattaaaagcacatttcaaataattctattttttgCACAAACATTCTCTTAAAATTCTAATGAAACAAGTATTTGGCACTTTGTACAGTAAAAGCTAATGAGAGAATAAGGGGTAAACATGATTGCTATGGATTTTATTCCATGTCAAGGTTGTTAATTCCGTTCTATTTCGTTCGAAATAAACGAAACATttcatatcaattcaaaaaatagaacaaaacagaacaaatttcatctcattttaaatctcggttcGTTCTGGATTTTTCAGCTAAATTTCATCCAGAATGTTCCGGTTTCATTctacatgttccgttccgctcttgaaaagccattgaatcaaattaaaccatgtttaatttaattaattaaaccatgtttaatttaattaattaaaccatccaagtataaaaagctctttttcattgctattttcaataataatgatattaataataatattgaaaattat from the Populus nigra chromosome 1, ddPopNigr1.1, whole genome shotgun sequence genome contains:
- the LOC133695142 gene encoding NAC domain-containing protein 43-like, whose translation is MPEDMMNLSINGQSQVPPGFRFHPTEEELLHYYLRKKVANEKIDLDVIREVDLNKLEPWDIQEKCKIGSTPQNDWYFFSHKDKKYPTGTRTNRATAAGFWKATGRDKIIYSGFKRIGLRKTLVFYRGRAPHGQKSDWIMHEYRLDDSTNDTNVSNPIGEAIPEEGWVVCRVFRKKNYQKTLESPKSSSSSLDSKAHQILGSGNDGVLDQILLYMGRTCKMENETFSNMNISNNNSSLRFLSDNSIGDGLHERFMHLPRLDSPPLPSIPISSPSFDQDRSFKSCYHQSYDEMLTENEPSSSNQIGNGTFDMISSSVIHGSKSGQLNDWVTLDRLVASQLNGHEAETSKHLSCFTTGPNASFGLSPDDDMQLSHLQNSHRSSSNIQANTSHVYTNENDLWGFTKSSSPSSSSDPLCHLSV